In Chryseobacterium shigense, the following proteins share a genomic window:
- a CDS encoding DUF2007 domain-containing protein, translated as MERSTRVSVFESDKPSEIQLIKSKLDDAQITNSVENSYLTFTTTPTATSLKIMVKLEDEKNAFKVIDAYLQQSENQ; from the coding sequence ATGGAAAGAAGTACGAGAGTATCGGTTTTTGAAAGTGATAAGCCTTCAGAAATCCAGTTAATAAAGTCTAAATTGGATGATGCACAAATTACAAACAGCGTCGAAAACAGCTACCTTACATTTACGACAACGCCTACCGCAACGTCGCTGAAAATTATGGTAAAGCTGGAAGACGAGAAGAATGCATTTAAAGTTATAGATGCTTATCTTCAGCAAAGTGAAAATCAATAA
- a CDS encoding GNAT family N-acetyltransferase has product MNSETKLRKAEIDDRDIIWGIIRQSIERRRQDGSTQWQNGYPNIGTVESDIAKGFGYVLTADDEIAVYVALILNDEPAYSTIEGAWLSDGEFVVVHRVAVDEKFAGKGMVKKLFDHIEDFTRSHEIQSIKVDTNYDNLAMLKILESKGYSYCGEVLLAGGMRKAYEKIII; this is encoded by the coding sequence ATGAATTCAGAGACTAAACTAAGAAAAGCAGAGATTGATGACAGAGATATCATTTGGGGAATCATCCGGCAATCCATTGAAAGAAGAAGACAGGACGGAAGCACCCAATGGCAGAACGGATATCCCAACATAGGAACCGTAGAAAGTGATATTGCCAAAGGCTTCGGATATGTCCTTACGGCAGATGATGAAATTGCTGTTTACGTAGCTCTTATATTAAATGATGAGCCGGCTTACAGTACTATTGAAGGAGCCTGGTTGAGCGATGGAGAATTTGTTGTTGTACACAGAGTAGCCGTTGACGAAAAATTTGCAGGAAAAGGAATGGTAAAGAAACTATTCGATCATATTGAAGATTTTACGAGATCCCATGAAATTCAGAGTATAAAAGTAGATACGAATTATGATAATTTGGCCATGCTGAAGATCCTGGAAAGTAAAGGTTATTCCTATTGTGGTGAAGTACTTTTGGCTGGCGGAATGAGAAAAGCCTATGAGAAGATTATAATTTGA
- a CDS encoding histidine kinase, translating into MENPQENNNSKFKKWFKRVGWAGFAFFTIKGLIWLVIFYFGADTLQSCIK; encoded by the coding sequence ATGGAAAATCCACAGGAAAATAACAATTCGAAGTTCAAAAAATGGTTCAAACGTGTAGGCTGGGCGGGATTTGCTTTTTTCACAATCAAAGGTCTGATCTGGCTCGTTATCTTCTACTTCGGGGCCGATACGCTTCAGAGTTGTATAAAATAA
- a CDS encoding transcriptional regulator yields the protein MHQSIEIDEKIFQDAVKFYGTVFNLPPLASKIYSYLLFDYEKVGITFDEFVEVLSASKSSVSTSISLLLNAQLIIDHNKMDERKRYFFINDEYKKIRFEKIVQKMQDELKLLDDLNNFKKNQDNEYNERIEAYKALLHKNIENIQESLNKL from the coding sequence ATGCACCAAAGTATAGAAATTGATGAAAAGATTTTTCAGGATGCTGTAAAGTTTTATGGCACCGTTTTCAACCTACCGCCTTTAGCTTCAAAAATTTATTCCTACCTGCTTTTCGATTATGAAAAAGTGGGAATTACTTTTGATGAGTTCGTAGAAGTACTTTCTGCGAGCAAAAGCTCTGTTTCTACCAGTATTTCCTTACTGCTGAATGCGCAGCTCATCATCGACCATAATAAAATGGACGAGCGGAAACGGTATTTTTTCATCAATGACGAGTACAAGAAGATCCGATTTGAGAAAATTGTTCAGAAAATGCAGGATGAACTCAAATTACTGGACGATTTAAACAACTTTAAAAAAAATCAGGACAATGAATACAATGAACGAATAGAAGCCTACAAAGCGCTTTTACATAAAAATATAGAAAATATTCAGGAATCTCTTAATAAACTTTAA
- a CDS encoding Arc family DNA binding domain-containing protein, with protein MKSEKTSKPSETKGKKSFVIRIDESTYKLVEKWANDEFRSVNGQIEYLLHQSLVNSGRKKKDE; from the coding sequence ATGAAATCGGAAAAAACTTCAAAACCCTCTGAAACTAAAGGCAAGAAATCCTTCGTCATAAGAATCGATGAATCTACCTATAAGCTGGTGGAGAAGTGGGCCAATGACGAGTTCAGGAGTGTGAACGGGCAGATTGAGTATCTGCTGCATCAAAGCCTTGTTAATTCAGGAAGAAAAAAGAAAGACGAATAA
- the ccsA gene encoding cytochrome c biogenesis protein CcsA codes for MKKLQDILISTRTMAVLLLVYAFAMAYATFLENDYGTPTAKALIYEAKWFELIMFLLILNFIGNIGRYRLWRREKWPVLVFHLAFILIFIGGAITRYISFEGTMHIREGETSNEIVTDKNFFKIQIEEKGDVLNYQDVPYLMSPLHKDFNATYDFHGKEVKVFTKDYIQRKKDSLIVEPNGAEYLHLVSTGNTGRQNIYIKPGETKSINGTLVTFNRAIEGAVEFKSEGGQLFIKTPVDAAFMTMATQATGSTKKDEFQPLALRSLYTINELKLVVPEGLKKGRLMAFEGDKKKDAMVPDVLRVELQGPKTKQMVDLSVEKGNPNAFKQITMDGLNIMVGFGPKVYNTPFALKLDDFIMETYPGSSSPSAYESHVKIIDEGKETPYKIYMNHVLNHKGYRFFQSSFDPDRMGTVLSVNHDFWGTIISYIGYGLLFLGMFVIFFWKGTHFWKLNKMLTDVNKKKVKGTAAVLLMFLSLGLNAQKIETHGTTDGSREHIHVEGDNHSHAPAPSAQPLDGAAPKQNSLATPMNRMRSISPDEIIARNRISKEHADKFGYLLVQNFEGRIVPINTEALDVLRKLYKKDEFKGTDGKSLTANQWFLSINTDTPSWTMVPMIKVGTKGGDELKKKTKADEDGYTSLMNLFPADANGNLTYILEHDYNTAFRKKPSEQTNYDKEVISVNERVQIFNEFFSGQFMRIVPVKNDANHTWHSWLDQKFEPDMESQQVMGPYFAEALTAQKTGNWSKADTELAKLSEYQQKWGKAVVPAKSKVDLEVFMNKVNINFKLLIFYTIIGGLLLILGFVELFKSNKVLTKVVKVIIALGLVGYFCHFLGLVARWYISGHAPWSNGYEAIIFISWVGITAGLILYRNANALIPAAGFMVAVIMMGFAHGGSALDPQITPLVPVLKSYWLIVHVAIITSSYGFFALSMIIAVISLVFYIISNKETYKIHHDTTLKELVIVSEMSLTIGLFALTVGNFLGGIWANESWGRYWSWDPKETWAFISIMVYAFVLHMRLVPGLRSRWAFHVATMFAFCSMVMTYFGVNYYLSGLHSYAAGDPVPVPAWVYIGLGTMLILSLASYFKFKTLTKK; via the coding sequence ATGAAGAAGCTCCAAGATATTCTTATCTCGACCAGGACAATGGCTGTGCTGTTACTGGTTTATGCCTTTGCAATGGCATATGCAACGTTCTTAGAAAATGACTACGGAACTCCTACGGCCAAAGCCTTAATTTATGAAGCAAAATGGTTTGAATTAATCATGTTTCTGCTCATTCTCAACTTCATAGGAAATATCGGAAGGTATAGATTGTGGAGAAGAGAAAAATGGCCGGTTCTGGTCTTTCACCTTGCTTTTATCCTTATTTTTATAGGAGGTGCTATCACAAGATACATCAGCTTTGAAGGCACAATGCATATCAGAGAGGGGGAAACTTCCAATGAAATTGTAACGGATAAGAATTTCTTTAAAATTCAGATTGAAGAGAAAGGTGATGTTCTCAACTACCAAGATGTTCCTTATCTGATGTCTCCTTTGCATAAAGATTTTAATGCAACTTATGATTTCCACGGAAAAGAAGTAAAGGTTTTTACCAAAGATTATATCCAGAGAAAAAAAGACAGCTTAATAGTTGAGCCGAACGGTGCGGAATACCTTCACCTGGTTTCTACAGGAAATACGGGAAGACAGAATATTTACATCAAACCGGGCGAGACAAAATCTATCAACGGAACTTTGGTAACATTCAACAGAGCTATCGAAGGTGCTGTAGAATTCAAGAGTGAAGGGGGACAATTATTCATCAAAACTCCTGTTGATGCAGCTTTTATGACGATGGCAACCCAGGCTACGGGAAGTACGAAGAAAGATGAATTCCAGCCTTTGGCATTGAGAAGTCTGTATACCATCAACGAACTGAAACTGGTTGTGCCTGAAGGTCTTAAAAAAGGAAGACTGATGGCTTTTGAAGGAGACAAAAAGAAAGATGCGATGGTTCCGGATGTATTGAGGGTCGAACTTCAGGGACCAAAAACAAAACAGATGGTAGACCTTTCAGTAGAGAAAGGAAACCCGAACGCATTTAAGCAGATCACTATGGACGGACTGAATATTATGGTAGGTTTCGGCCCTAAAGTATACAATACACCTTTTGCACTGAAACTTGATGATTTCATAATGGAAACCTATCCGGGAAGTTCATCACCAAGTGCTTATGAAAGTCATGTAAAGATTATTGACGAAGGAAAAGAAACACCTTATAAAATCTACATGAACCATGTACTGAACCATAAAGGATACCGTTTCTTCCAGTCAAGCTTTGATCCGGACAGAATGGGAACGGTACTTTCCGTGAACCACGATTTCTGGGGAACAATCATTTCCTATATCGGATACGGACTTCTGTTCTTAGGAATGTTTGTGATCTTCTTCTGGAAAGGAACCCACTTCTGGAAACTGAATAAAATGCTGACTGATGTCAACAAAAAGAAAGTGAAAGGAACCGCTGCAGTATTGCTGATGTTCTTAAGCTTAGGTTTAAATGCGCAAAAAATAGAAACTCACGGAACGACTGACGGAAGCAGGGAACATATTCATGTGGAAGGAGACAACCATTCTCACGCTCCGGCTCCGTCTGCTCAACCGCTTGACGGTGCTGCTCCGAAGCAGAACTCCCTGGCAACGCCGATGAACAGAATGAGATCTATCTCTCCGGATGAAATCATTGCAAGAAACAGAATCAGCAAAGAGCATGCAGATAAATTCGGATACCTTCTGGTTCAGAATTTTGAGGGAAGAATTGTTCCTATCAATACAGAAGCGCTTGATGTTTTAAGAAAATTATACAAAAAAGATGAATTCAAAGGAACAGACGGAAAGTCTCTTACGGCAAACCAGTGGTTCCTTTCCATCAATACAGATACACCGAGCTGGACAATGGTTCCTATGATTAAAGTAGGTACAAAAGGAGGGGATGAATTAAAGAAAAAAACAAAAGCAGATGAAGATGGCTATACTTCATTAATGAACCTTTTCCCGGCAGATGCAAACGGTAATCTTACTTATATCCTGGAGCACGATTACAATACTGCATTCCGTAAAAAACCATCTGAACAGACCAACTACGATAAAGAAGTAATTTCTGTAAACGAAAGAGTACAGATTTTCAACGAGTTTTTCAGCGGTCAGTTTATGAGAATTGTACCTGTGAAGAATGATGCCAATCATACATGGCACTCATGGCTGGATCAGAAATTCGAACCGGATATGGAATCTCAGCAGGTGATGGGACCTTACTTTGCAGAAGCTCTTACGGCACAGAAAACCGGAAACTGGAGCAAAGCGGATACTGAATTGGCAAAACTTTCAGAATATCAGCAGAAATGGGGAAAAGCAGTTGTTCCTGCAAAATCTAAAGTTGACCTTGAAGTTTTCATGAATAAAGTGAATATCAACTTCAAATTATTAATTTTCTATACCATTATTGGTGGACTTCTTCTGATTTTAGGATTTGTAGAATTGTTCAAGTCTAATAAGGTTTTAACTAAAGTAGTCAAAGTAATTATTGCTTTAGGTCTGGTGGGATATTTCTGCCACTTCCTGGGCCTTGTGGCAAGATGGTATATTTCAGGGCACGCGCCTTGGAGTAACGGTTATGAAGCTATTATATTTATTTCCTGGGTAGGAATTACAGCCGGACTTATCCTTTACAGAAATGCCAATGCATTGATTCCTGCAGCCGGATTTATGGTAGCAGTTATTATGATGGGGTTTGCTCATGGAGGTTCAGCTCTTGATCCTCAGATCACGCCGCTTGTTCCGGTATTGAAATCTTACTGGCTGATTGTTCACGTAGCAATTATTACCTCAAGTTACGGTTTCTTCGCCCTGTCGATGATTATTGCTGTGATCTCTTTGGTATTCTATATCATCTCCAATAAAGAAACATACAAAATTCACCATGATACTACCTTGAAAGAATTGGTAATTGTATCTGAAATGTCATTAACTATCGGTCTTTTTGCTTTAACAGTAGGAAACTTCTTAGGCGGTATCTGGGCCAATGAATCATGGGGTAGATACTGGAGCTGGGACCCGAAAGAAACATGGGCTTTCATTTCCATCATGGTATATGCTTTCGTACTGCACATGAGACTGGTTCCCGGATTGAGAAGCAGATGGGCATTCCATGTTGCAACAATGTTTGCATTCTGTTCAATGGTAATGACGTATTTCGGGGTTAATTATTACCTGAGCGGACTTCACTCTTACGCAGCAGGAGATCCGGTTCCGGTTCCGGCATGGGTATATATCGGGTTGGGCACGATGCTTATTTTATCACTTGCTTCTTACTTTAAGTTTAAAACTTTAACGAAGAAATAA
- a CDS encoding efflux RND transporter periplasmic adaptor subunit encodes MNNKLVILSVAALSLTACKKEAPKQDGPKPFPVVSVESKNIVGYQTFPATIQGRVNNDVRAKIQGYITQVLVDEGQYVSKGQPLFRLETNILSENAAASKAGIGAAESNIAAAQASVNAAQVEVNKLKPLVQKNIISNVQLQTAQANLAQAQAQLQQANAAKRQAVANYKGVEANIEYSIIRAPISGVIGKLPLKVGSLVGPTDQTALTTISDTSEIFAYFSMNEKEYFDFLEKSPGASMPEKIKNLPMVELQLANGSLYPEKGRIEAITGQIDPTTGTIQFRVAFTNAQKLLSNGNSGTIRFPQAYDNVLVVPESATYEQQGIVYVYKVDKDTAKNVVVNVIDRIDNLALIKSGVNKGEIIVAAGIGGLKPGTAIKKKPVKMDSLVQSIKPKF; translated from the coding sequence ATGAACAATAAGCTAGTTATACTTTCTGTTGCAGCGCTATCACTGACAGCCTGCAAAAAAGAAGCTCCAAAACAGGACGGTCCGAAACCTTTTCCTGTAGTTTCCGTGGAGTCTAAAAATATAGTAGGCTATCAGACCTTCCCGGCTACCATACAAGGAAGAGTTAATAATGATGTCCGCGCAAAGATACAGGGATATATTACCCAGGTGCTGGTAGATGAAGGTCAGTATGTTTCAAAAGGCCAGCCGCTGTTTCGTCTTGAAACCAATATCTTATCCGAAAATGCCGCAGCTTCCAAAGCCGGAATAGGAGCAGCAGAGTCCAATATTGCCGCAGCACAGGCTTCTGTAAATGCAGCTCAGGTTGAAGTAAATAAACTGAAACCTCTTGTACAGAAAAATATCATCAGTAACGTACAATTGCAGACCGCTCAGGCAAATCTTGCCCAGGCTCAGGCTCAGTTACAGCAGGCCAACGCAGCAAAAAGACAGGCCGTTGCCAATTACAAAGGAGTAGAAGCTAATATAGAATATTCTATCATCCGTGCCCCTATTTCAGGAGTTATCGGGAAGCTTCCGTTAAAAGTGGGAAGTTTGGTAGGGCCTACAGACCAGACCGCATTAACAACAATATCTGATACTTCCGAGATCTTCGCCTATTTCTCAATGAATGAAAAAGAATATTTTGATTTCCTTGAAAAATCTCCGGGAGCATCTATGCCTGAAAAAATTAAAAACCTTCCGATGGTAGAACTGCAGTTGGCCAACGGGAGCCTTTATCCTGAAAAAGGAAGAATCGAGGCTATTACAGGGCAAATTGATCCCACAACAGGAACCATACAGTTCAGGGTAGCCTTCACAAATGCACAGAAACTGTTAAGCAACGGTAACAGCGGAACCATCAGATTCCCGCAAGCTTATGATAATGTACTGGTAGTACCGGAAAGCGCAACTTATGAGCAGCAGGGAATCGTTTATGTTTACAAAGTAGATAAAGATACTGCTAAAAATGTGGTGGTGAATGTTATCGACAGAATAGACAATCTTGCCCTTATAAAATCCGGTGTCAACAAAGGAGAAATTATTGTTGCCGCAGGTATTGGAGGATTAAAACCGGGAACTGCCATTAAGAAGAAACCTGTAAAAATGGATAGTCTTGTTCAATCTATAAAACCGAAATTCTAA
- a CDS encoding aldehyde dehydrogenase family protein produces the protein MSKKVKDFGIEKTLKNLGIKEENKGTSVGGKYFASGKTIESFSPVDGKLIAKIKTSGESDYDKVIETAQKAFQEFRSIPAPKRGEIVRQLGQKLREYKDDLGKLVSYEMGKSLQEGLGEVQEMIDICDFAVGVSRQLHGYTMHSERPGHRMYEQYHPLGVVGIITAFNFPVAVWAWNTALAWICGNVTIWKPSEKTPLCAIACQNIMAEVLKDNNLAEGISSVLVADHEIGQKLVDDKRVSLVSFTGSTRVGRMVSSKVAERFGKSILELGGNNAIIISKDADIDMSIIGAVFGAVGTAGQRCTSTRRLIIHESVYNEVKTRLTKAYGQLKIGNPLDENNHVGPLIDVDAVNQYEEAIKKCKKEGGKFIVEGGVLSGKDYESGCYVKPCIAEVKNSYEIVQHETFAPILYLIKYKTLDEAIAIQNDVPQGLSSAIMTQNLREAELFLSHAGSDCGIANVNIGTSGAEIGGAFGGEKETGGGRESGSDVWKYYMRRQTNTINYTAQLPLAQGIKFDL, from the coding sequence ATGTCTAAAAAAGTAAAGGATTTCGGAATCGAAAAAACACTCAAAAATCTAGGAATAAAGGAGGAAAACAAAGGAACATCAGTTGGTGGAAAATATTTTGCTTCCGGGAAAACAATAGAAAGTTTTTCACCCGTAGATGGTAAATTGATTGCAAAAATAAAGACTTCCGGAGAAAGTGATTATGACAAAGTAATAGAGACGGCTCAGAAGGCGTTTCAGGAATTCAGATCTATCCCAGCTCCTAAAAGAGGGGAGATCGTTAGACAGTTAGGTCAGAAATTAAGAGAATATAAAGATGACCTTGGAAAACTTGTTTCTTATGAAATGGGTAAATCTCTTCAGGAAGGTCTTGGAGAAGTACAGGAAATGATTGATATCTGTGATTTCGCAGTAGGAGTTTCAAGACAGCTTCACGGATACACCATGCACTCGGAAAGACCGGGCCACAGAATGTACGAGCAGTATCATCCGCTTGGCGTGGTGGGGATCATTACCGCTTTCAACTTTCCGGTTGCTGTTTGGGCATGGAATACAGCCCTGGCATGGATCTGTGGAAATGTTACCATCTGGAAACCATCAGAAAAAACACCGTTATGTGCTATTGCATGTCAGAATATTATGGCTGAAGTACTTAAAGATAACAACCTTGCCGAAGGTATTTCAAGTGTGCTGGTTGCCGATCATGAAATCGGGCAGAAGCTGGTTGATGATAAGAGAGTTTCCTTAGTTTCCTTCACAGGTTCTACAAGAGTGGGAAGAATGGTTTCTTCAAAAGTAGCGGAACGATTCGGTAAATCTATTCTTGAATTGGGCGGAAACAACGCAATTATTATTTCTAAAGATGCAGATATCGATATGTCCATTATTGGTGCTGTTTTCGGGGCTGTAGGTACCGCAGGACAGCGATGTACTTCCACCAGAAGACTGATCATTCATGAAAGTGTATACAATGAAGTGAAAACCAGGTTGACAAAAGCTTACGGACAGTTGAAAATAGGAAATCCGCTTGATGAAAACAATCATGTAGGACCTCTTATTGACGTAGACGCAGTAAATCAGTATGAAGAGGCTATCAAAAAATGTAAGAAAGAAGGTGGTAAATTTATCGTTGAAGGAGGTGTTTTAAGCGGAAAAGATTACGAATCAGGATGCTATGTAAAACCATGCATTGCAGAAGTTAAAAATTCTTACGAGATCGTTCAGCATGAAACTTTTGCTCCGATCCTGTATTTAATCAAATATAAAACATTGGATGAAGCTATTGCGATCCAGAATGATGTTCCTCAGGGATTGTCTTCCGCTATCATGACCCAGAACTTAAGAGAGGCTGAATTATTCCTTTCTCATGCAGGTTCAGACTGTGGTATCGCCAACGTAAACATCGGAACTTCAGGTGCTGAAATCGGTGGTGCTTTCGGTGGTGAAAAAGAAACCGGGGGTGGCAGAGAATCCGGATCAGACGTTTGGAAATACTATATGAGAAGACAAACCAATACTATAAATTACACGGCTCAACTTCCTTTGGCACAAGGAATTAAATTTGATTTGTAA
- the lat gene encoding L-lysine 6-transaminase — protein MEQTIDIKVNKVKETVGRHVLADGFDFVMDIEKSHGSWLYDKLTDREYLDMFSMFASASIGYNHPYLVERSEWLGRMAVNKPTLADVYSEEYAHFLEVFERVVIPEELQYAFFIEGGTLGVENAMKACFDWKTRKNFEKGLQTEAGICIHFRQAFHGRSGYTLSLTNTSDPRKYQYFPMFDWPRILNPKLHFPITEENLEETIKNEKLALLQIEEAILMNPDKVACIIIEPIQAEGGDNHFRDEFLMGLRKLCDENEILLIFDEVQTGIAITGKMWAFQHFTAKPDIISFGKKAQVCGVLANKEKFDQIPNNVFRESSRINSTFGGNFIDMLRFQLVMEVIEKENLVENARVVGDYLLGKLKELAQKYPEKISNARGRGLMCAIDLPSGEQRNRMMNELFKDGLIILPCGDQSLRFRPHLNVTQEEIQLALDKIESNINKI, from the coding sequence ATGGAACAAACAATTGATATAAAAGTAAATAAGGTAAAAGAAACAGTAGGAAGACACGTTCTGGCAGACGGCTTCGATTTTGTGATGGATATTGAAAAATCCCACGGATCGTGGCTATACGATAAACTTACAGACAGAGAATATCTGGATATGTTCTCCATGTTTGCATCAGCCTCAATAGGTTACAACCATCCATATCTTGTGGAAAGATCAGAATGGCTGGGAAGAATGGCCGTAAATAAACCTACTTTGGCAGACGTATATTCAGAAGAATACGCGCACTTTCTGGAAGTTTTCGAAAGAGTAGTGATCCCTGAAGAATTACAGTATGCTTTCTTTATTGAAGGCGGAACTCTTGGAGTGGAAAACGCAATGAAAGCTTGTTTCGACTGGAAAACCCGCAAGAATTTTGAAAAAGGACTTCAGACGGAAGCCGGAATCTGTATCCACTTCAGACAGGCATTCCACGGAAGAAGCGGTTACACCTTGAGCTTAACCAATACTTCTGATCCTAGAAAATACCAGTATTTCCCAATGTTCGACTGGCCGAGAATCTTAAATCCTAAATTACATTTCCCGATCACGGAAGAAAATTTAGAAGAAACGATTAAAAATGAAAAACTGGCACTTCTTCAGATTGAGGAAGCCATTCTGATGAATCCTGATAAAGTGGCATGTATCATCATTGAGCCTATCCAGGCTGAAGGTGGGGACAACCATTTCAGAGACGAATTCCTGATGGGGTTAAGAAAACTGTGTGACGAGAATGAAATCTTATTGATATTTGATGAAGTTCAGACAGGTATCGCTATCACAGGAAAAATGTGGGCATTCCAGCATTTCACGGCAAAACCGGATATCATTTCTTTTGGTAAAAAAGCGCAGGTTTGCGGTGTTTTAGCCAACAAAGAAAAATTCGACCAGATCCCGAATAACGTTTTCAGAGAAAGCTCAAGAATCAATTCTACTTTCGGAGGAAACTTTATAGATATGCTTCGTTTCCAGCTGGTAATGGAAGTGATCGAAAAAGAAAACCTTGTTGAAAACGCAAGAGTAGTTGGTGATTATTTATTAGGCAAATTAAAAGAGCTGGCTCAGAAATATCCTGAGAAAATCTCAAATGCAAGAGGAAGAGGTTTGATGTGCGCCATTGACCTTCCTTCAGGAGAGCAGAGAAACCGCATGATGAACGAGCTTTTCAAAGACGGATTGATTATTCTTCCGTGTGGAGACCAGTCACTTCGTTTCAGACCCCATCTGAATGTTACCCAGGAAGAAATTCAATTAGCTTTAGATAAAATCGAGAGCAACATTAATAAAATTTAA
- a CDS encoding SPFH domain-containing protein, translated as MEKVLKPMSGYLALVFCLILFAGAVYFFISGVEHSITFVIISMLCFLLFCFFLKGLMIIQPNHSRVLNFFGKYVGTVKDNGLFFINPLYSSQKMSLRSENLQGQTLKVNDKMGNPIEIAVVIVWKVGDTYKAAFDVERYSDFVRMQSEAAVRHLAMSFPYDNLEDDHAPITLREGGDKINSILEQELTDRLFKAGIVIQEARISHLAYASEIAGAMLQRQQATAIVAARTKIVEGAVGMVDLALKKLSEENIVELDDERKAAMVSNLMVVLCGEKAATPILNAGTLYN; from the coding sequence ATGGAAAAAGTTTTAAAACCCATGTCGGGCTATCTGGCATTAGTGTTCTGTCTGATTTTGTTCGCCGGAGCTGTTTATTTTTTTATTTCCGGAGTGGAGCACAGTATTACATTTGTCATTATTTCAATGCTGTGTTTTCTGCTGTTCTGTTTCTTTTTGAAGGGACTGATGATTATTCAGCCTAACCATTCGAGAGTACTGAATTTTTTCGGAAAATATGTGGGAACAGTGAAAGATAACGGGTTGTTTTTCATCAATCCTCTGTATTCTTCACAGAAAATGTCATTACGTTCAGAAAACCTGCAGGGGCAGACTTTGAAAGTAAATGATAAAATGGGGAACCCTATTGAAATTGCTGTGGTTATTGTATGGAAAGTAGGAGATACTTACAAAGCTGCTTTTGACGTTGAGCGTTATTCAGATTTCGTAAGAATGCAGAGTGAAGCTGCGGTAAGACATCTGGCAATGAGTTTTCCTTATGATAATTTAGAGGATGATCATGCACCGATTACTTTAAGAGAAGGTGGTGATAAAATCAATTCTATTTTGGAGCAGGAGCTTACAGACCGTCTTTTCAAAGCAGGAATTGTGATTCAGGAAGCGAGAATTTCACACCTTGCCTATGCATCAGAGATTGCAGGTGCTATGCTTCAGAGACAGCAGGCAACAGCAATTGTAGCAGCCAGAACCAAAATTGTGGAAGGTGCTGTAGGAATGGTAGACCTTGCACTGAAAAAACTTTCGGAAGAGAATATTGTAGAGCTTGATGATGAAAGAAAAGCAGCAATGGTAAGCAATTTAATGGTGGTGCTTTGCGGTGAAAAAGCAGCGACTCCTATCTTAAATGCCGGAACTCTTTATAATTAA